The sequence AGTGCGAGTGGATCAGCCGCCGGCGAGCTGCTGGTCGAGGTCCTGGATGGCGCGCATCATGCCCAGCAGCGCCTCCGACATGTCGTTGATGCCATCCACGGCACCCTTCAGACCCGTCGTCAGCTCCGAGTAACCCTCACCGAACTTGCCCGACGCGTGCTGCGTCTTGAAGTCCTCACCCAGCAGCGTGTCCACCTGGCTCTTCAGCGCGTCCAGCTGACCCTGGATGTCATCACGAGCCTGCGACAGCGACGACGCCACCTGCTCCATCTCCGCATACGAAGCACCGAAATCGGCCATCGTCAACTCCCTCACTCAGAAAACCCGGCCCCCACCGGGCCGACACTCAGAACCTAACCGACCCCGACACACACCACGATGGGGACCATTCCCCATCCGGCTGCCCGCGCCGGCCTCACGC comes from Microbacterium cremeum and encodes:
- a CDS encoding WXG100 family type VII secretion target → MADFGASYAEMEQVASSLSQARDDIQGQLDALKSQVDTLLGEDFKTQHASGKFGEGYSELTTGLKGAVDGINDMSEALLGMMRAIQDLDQQLAGG